A window of Bradyrhizobium sp. AZCC 1610 contains these coding sequences:
- a CDS encoding CHASE2 domain-containing protein codes for MKRLRVLRRWFKRRIGYARLLCLALLIGFAALRVADPAPVEEIRVRTFDAFQRIDPRKKTARPVTIVDIDDKSLEKLGQWPWPRTRIADLITELTRLGAVVIAFDAVFSEPDRLNPAFAADTFRNLDPETRAKLRALPSNDQVFADAIKASRVVLGESGLPAEITALDKTLPVTGLAMLGEEPQRFMFDFPGLLRNVPVLEHAAAGRGLFTIKPERDGIVRRVPMMMQAQGQTMPSLTFEMLRVASGSGTILIKAEKAGIKSIGVKGFQIPTDHNGQIWVHYARNDASIYVPAINVLEKNVAPDMIAGKLVLIGTSAVGLNDIKTTPVSRAMPGVEIHAQVLETTLTGEVISTPIYGIAIEFATALLFGLLVIAFAPLFGPVTLVALGAAFATALIGTSVYFYTQHRLLIDFTYPLMSTTAIYLTLIFASFVREQAQRKQIRGAFSQYMSPVLVEQLAQSPEKLVLGGEEREMTIMFSDMRGFTSISETYKNDPQGLTALMNRFLTPLTNAILARKGYIDKYMGDAIMAFWNAPLDDKDHELNACEAALDMLEHVDQLNQVREQEAKEEGRPFIPLNAGIGLNTGICVVGNMGSDLKFNYSVFGDSVNLASRLEGQSKEYGFPIIVGSRTALAVKEKFAILELDFIMVKGKKEPEVIYAIAGREDTAQSGRFQRLRNLTIEMLACYRNRDWEGALAAIARGRKTDDANSLELLYNLYEARIRGYLENPPPEDWNGAFALLTK; via the coding sequence ATGAAACGACTGCGGGTATTGCGAAGGTGGTTCAAGCGGCGCATCGGCTATGCCCGGCTGCTGTGCCTTGCGCTGCTGATCGGGTTCGCCGCCCTTCGCGTCGCCGATCCGGCCCCGGTCGAGGAAATTCGTGTCAGGACTTTTGACGCTTTCCAGCGCATCGACCCGCGCAAGAAGACCGCGCGGCCGGTCACCATCGTCGATATCGACGACAAGAGCCTGGAGAAGCTCGGGCAGTGGCCATGGCCGCGCACCCGCATCGCCGATCTCATCACCGAACTGACGCGGCTCGGCGCGGTGGTGATCGCGTTCGACGCGGTGTTTTCGGAGCCCGACCGTCTCAACCCTGCCTTTGCTGCCGACACCTTCCGCAATCTCGACCCGGAAACCCGCGCCAAGCTGCGCGCGCTTCCGAGCAACGACCAGGTCTTTGCTGACGCCATAAAGGCTTCCCGCGTCGTGCTCGGCGAATCCGGGCTGCCGGCGGAAATCACGGCGCTCGACAAGACGCTGCCGGTCACCGGGCTTGCGATGCTGGGCGAGGAGCCGCAGCGCTTCATGTTCGATTTCCCCGGCCTGTTGCGCAATGTGCCGGTGCTGGAGCACGCCGCCGCCGGGCGGGGCCTGTTCACGATCAAGCCCGAGCGCGACGGCATCGTCCGGCGGGTGCCGATGATGATGCAGGCGCAGGGCCAGACCATGCCGTCGCTCACGTTCGAGATGCTGCGGGTCGCCAGCGGCTCGGGCACGATCCTGATCAAGGCCGAAAAGGCCGGCATCAAGAGCATCGGCGTCAAGGGGTTTCAGATTCCAACCGACCACAATGGCCAGATCTGGGTTCATTATGCCCGCAACGACGCCTCCATCTATGTCCCCGCGATCAATGTGCTGGAGAAAAATGTCGCGCCCGACATGATCGCCGGCAAGCTGGTGCTGATCGGCACCTCGGCGGTCGGCCTCAATGACATCAAGACCACGCCGGTATCGCGCGCCATGCCTGGTGTGGAGATCCACGCCCAGGTGCTCGAGACCACCTTGACCGGCGAGGTGATCTCGACGCCGATCTACGGCATCGCCATCGAGTTCGCGACCGCGCTTCTGTTCGGGCTTCTCGTGATCGCGTTTGCGCCGCTGTTCGGACCGGTCACGCTGGTTGCCCTCGGTGCAGCGTTTGCGACCGCCCTGATCGGAACGTCGGTGTATTTCTACACACAGCACCGGCTCTTGATCGACTTCACCTACCCCCTGATGTCGACGACGGCGATCTATCTCACGCTGATCTTTGCGAGCTTCGTGCGCGAGCAGGCGCAGCGCAAGCAGATCCGTGGCGCCTTCTCGCAATACATGTCGCCAGTGCTGGTCGAACAGCTCGCGCAGTCGCCTGAAAAGCTGGTGCTCGGCGGCGAGGAGCGCGAGATGACCATCATGTTCTCCGACATGCGCGGCTTCACCTCGATCTCGGAGACCTACAAGAACGATCCACAGGGCCTCACCGCGCTGATGAATCGCTTCCTGACACCGCTCACCAACGCGATCCTCGCGCGTAAGGGCTATATCGACAAATATATGGGCGACGCCATCATGGCGTTCTGGAACGCGCCGCTCGATGACAAGGATCACGAGCTCAACGCCTGCGAGGCGGCGCTCGACATGCTGGAGCACGTCGACCAACTCAATCAGGTGCGGGAGCAGGAGGCAAAGGAAGAGGGGCGCCCGTTCATTCCGCTCAATGCCGGCATCGGGCTCAATACCGGCATCTGCGTGGTCGGCAACATGGGATCCGATCTCAAGTTCAACTATTCGGTGTTCGGCGATAGCGTTAATCTGGCCTCGCGCCTCGAAGGGCAGTCCAAGGAATACGGATTCCCGATCATCGTCGGCTCCAGGACCGCGCTGGCGGTCAAGGAAAAGTTCGCGATCCTCGAACTCGACTTCATCATGGTGAAGGGCAAGAAGGAGCCCGAGGTGATCTATGCCATCGCCGGCCGCGAGGACACCGCGCAGTCCGGCCGCTTCCAGCGCCTGCGGAATCTAACGATCGAGATGCTCGCCTGTTATCGCAACCGCGACTGGGAAGGCGCGCTCGCGGCAATCGCGCGCGGCCGCAAGACCGACGACGCAAATTCGCTGGAGCTGCTCTACAATTTGTACGAGGCGCGAATCCGCGGCTACCTCGAAAACCCGCCGCCGGAAGATTGGAACGGCGCCTTCGCGCTGCTGACGAAGTAG
- a CDS encoding ABC transporter permease, which translates to MLVYIARRIVYVIPIVISVALVCFLLVHITPGDPLVAVLPADASQELAAQLRTAYGFDRPLPVQFGLWLWRALHGDLGSSIATGRPVLTEVLRAVGNTVTLAIAAALIGFTLGLLFGLIAGYFRDTWVDKVATSIAIAGVSVPHYWLGMVMVIIFSVQLNWLPAVGAGPGGSGAWGWDWEHMKYLILPAITTSVIPMGIVTRTVRALTGDILSQDFVEALRAKGLRELDVFKHVIKNAAPTALAVMGLQLGYMLGGSILIETVFSWPGSGLLLNSAIFQRDLPLLQGTILVLALFFVALNLLVDIAQAAIDPRIKRG; encoded by the coding sequence GTGCTCGTCTACATCGCCCGACGTATCGTCTATGTCATCCCGATCGTGATCAGCGTGGCGCTGGTGTGCTTCCTGCTGGTGCACATCACGCCCGGGGATCCCCTGGTCGCGGTGCTGCCGGCGGATGCGTCGCAGGAACTCGCGGCGCAACTGCGCACCGCCTACGGTTTCGACCGGCCGCTGCCGGTGCAGTTCGGCCTCTGGCTGTGGCGGGCGCTCCATGGCGATCTCGGCAGTTCGATTGCCACCGGCCGCCCGGTGCTGACGGAAGTTTTGCGCGCGGTCGGCAACACGGTCACGCTTGCGATTGCTGCAGCCCTGATCGGCTTCACGCTCGGGCTGCTGTTCGGCCTGATCGCCGGCTATTTCCGCGACACCTGGGTCGACAAGGTCGCAACCTCGATCGCGATTGCCGGCGTCTCGGTGCCGCATTACTGGCTCGGCATGGTGATGGTCATCATCTTCTCGGTGCAGCTCAACTGGTTGCCCGCGGTCGGCGCCGGTCCCGGCGGCTCCGGCGCCTGGGGCTGGGATTGGGAGCACATGAAATATCTGATCCTGCCGGCAATCACGACCTCTGTGATTCCGATGGGCATCGTCACCCGCACCGTGCGCGCGCTGACCGGCGACATCCTTTCGCAGGATTTCGTCGAGGCGCTGCGCGCCAAGGGTCTGCGCGAACTCGACGTGTTCAAACACGTTATCAAGAACGCCGCGCCGACTGCGCTCGCGGTGATGGGCCTGCAACTCGGCTACATGCTCGGCGGCTCGATCCTGATCGAGACTGTGTTCTCATGGCCGGGCTCGGGATTGTTGCTCAATTCGGCGATCTTCCAGCGCGACCTGCCGCTGCTACAGGGCACGATCCTGGTGCTGGCGCTGTTCTTCGTGGCCCTCAATCTGCTGGTCGATATCGCGCAAGCCGCGATCGATCCGCGCATCAAGCGGGGCTGA
- a CDS encoding ABC transporter substrate-binding protein produces MRTRNSMLLPAATLAVGLALGLSAISAQAETVVRYGISMADIPLTTGQPDRGAGAYQFSAYTIYDPLVAWEMDVSDRPGKLVPGLATEWKIDEADKKKWRFALRKGVKFHDGSSFNADAVIWNLDKVLNDKAPQFDKRQSAQVKTRLPSVASYAKIDDATIEITTKAVDSFFPYQMLWFLVSSPAQYEKLGRDWDKFASQPSGTGPFRLTKLVPRELAELTKNADYWDKKRIAKADKIVLIPMPEALTRTNALLAGQVDLIETPAPDAVPQLKSAGMKIVDNVTPHVWNYHLSVLPGSPWTDIRLRKALNLAIDREAVVGLMNGLAKPAKGQVDPSSPWFGKPSFELKYDVAAAKKLVQEAGYSKEKPLKTTFIIAQGGTGQMLSLPMNEFLQQSFKEIGIEIDFKVVELETLYTAWRKGAADEMNAGITSNNIAYVTSDPLYAIVRFFHSGQIAPVGVNWGGYKNPKVDALIDEAKQTFDVAKQDELLAQAHAEIVDDATLVWVVHDTNPHALSPKVKKFVQAQHWFQDLTTIGLE; encoded by the coding sequence ATGCGCACCCGAAATTCGATGCTTCTTCCTGCCGCAACTCTGGCAGTCGGCCTGGCTCTTGGCCTGTCCGCGATTTCGGCGCAGGCGGAAACCGTTGTGCGCTACGGCATTTCGATGGCGGACATCCCGCTGACCACCGGCCAGCCGGACCGCGGCGCCGGGGCCTACCAGTTCTCGGCTTACACGATCTACGATCCCCTGGTCGCCTGGGAGATGGACGTATCAGACCGGCCCGGCAAACTGGTGCCGGGCTTGGCCACCGAGTGGAAGATCGACGAGGCGGACAAGAAGAAATGGCGCTTTGCCTTGCGCAAGGGCGTCAAGTTCCATGACGGCAGCAGCTTCAATGCCGACGCGGTGATCTGGAATCTCGACAAGGTGCTCAATGACAAGGCACCGCAGTTCGACAAGCGCCAGAGCGCGCAGGTGAAAACCCGCCTGCCTTCAGTGGCGAGCTACGCCAAGATCGACGATGCGACCATCGAGATCACGACCAAGGCTGTCGATTCCTTCTTCCCATACCAGATGCTGTGGTTTCTGGTGTCCAGCCCGGCGCAGTATGAAAAGCTCGGCAGGGACTGGGACAAGTTCGCCAGCCAGCCCTCCGGCACCGGGCCGTTCAGGCTGACCAAACTGGTCCCGCGCGAACTGGCCGAGCTGACCAAGAACGCCGACTATTGGGACAAGAAGCGGATAGCGAAGGCCGACAAGATCGTACTGATTCCGATGCCGGAAGCGCTGACGCGGACCAATGCGCTGTTGGCGGGCCAGGTCGATCTGATCGAGACGCCGGCGCCGGATGCGGTGCCGCAGCTCAAATCCGCCGGCATGAAGATCGTCGACAACGTCACGCCGCATGTCTGGAACTATCATCTGAGCGTGCTGCCCGGCTCGCCCTGGACCGACATCCGCCTGCGCAAGGCGCTGAACCTTGCGATCGACCGCGAGGCCGTGGTCGGCCTGATGAACGGCCTCGCAAAACCCGCCAAGGGCCAGGTCGACCCGTCGAGCCCGTGGTTCGGCAAGCCCTCCTTCGAACTCAAGTACGATGTCGCGGCCGCGAAGAAGCTGGTGCAGGAAGCCGGCTACTCGAAGGAAAAGCCGCTGAAGACGACCTTCATCATCGCGCAAGGCGGCACCGGGCAGATGTTGTCGCTGCCGATGAACGAATTTTTGCAGCAGAGCTTTAAGGAAATCGGCATCGAGATCGACTTCAAGGTGGTCGAGCTTGAGACGTTGTACACGGCATGGCGCAAGGGCGCAGCCGACGAGATGAATGCCGGCATCACCTCGAACAACATCGCCTATGTCACGTCAGACCCGCTCTACGCGATCGTCCGCTTCTTCCACTCCGGCCAGATCGCGCCGGTCGGCGTCAACTGGGGCGGCTACAAGAACCCGAAGGTCGATGCACTGATCGACGAGGCCAAGCAAACGTTCGATGTCGCCAAGCAGGACGAGCTGTTGGCGCAGGCACACGCAGAGATCGTCGACGACGCCACGCTGGTGTGGGTGGTGCACGACACCAACCCACACGCGCTGTCGCCGAAGGTGAAGAAGTTCGTGCAGGCGCAGCACTGGTTTCAGGACCTGACGACGATCGGGCTGGAGTAG
- a CDS encoding ABC transporter permease encodes MSDTALQAAPATKARGYWATVGRRIARDKVSMVCAFVLVLIFLSALCAPWLGLADPYQGSMIRRLRHIGTPNYPLGTDELGRDMLARLIYGGRLSLIIGILPVILAFMIGTSLGLVAGYVGGRLNTAIMRTIDVFYAFPSVLLAIAISGALGAGIVNSIVSLTIVFVPQITRVAESVTTGVRNMDFVEAARASGAGPFTIMRVHMLGNVLGPIFVYATGLISVSMILAAGLSFLGLGTKPPEPEWGLMLNTLRTAIYVNPWVAALPGVMIFAVSICFNLLSDGMRSAMDIRN; translated from the coding sequence ATGTCGGATACCGCGCTGCAAGCCGCGCCCGCCACCAAGGCGCGCGGCTATTGGGCCACCGTCGGCCGCCGCATCGCGCGCGACAAGGTCAGCATGGTCTGCGCTTTCGTGCTGGTGCTGATCTTTCTTTCCGCGCTGTGCGCGCCGTGGCTGGGGCTGGCCGATCCCTACCAGGGGTCGATGATCCGCAGGCTTCGCCACATCGGCACGCCGAATTATCCGCTTGGCACCGACGAACTCGGTCGCGATATGCTGGCGCGGTTGATCTATGGCGGCCGGCTGTCGCTGATAATAGGCATTCTGCCCGTGATCCTTGCCTTCATGATCGGCACGTCGCTCGGACTCGTCGCTGGCTACGTCGGCGGCAGGCTCAACACCGCGATCATGCGCACCATCGACGTGTTCTACGCCTTTCCGTCGGTCTTGCTGGCGATTGCGATCTCGGGCGCGCTCGGCGCGGGCATCGTCAACTCCATCGTCTCACTGACCATCGTGTTCGTGCCGCAGATCACCCGCGTGGCGGAAAGCGTCACCACCGGTGTACGTAACATGGATTTCGTCGAGGCCGCGCGCGCCTCCGGCGCCGGGCCCTTCACCATCATGCGCGTACATATGCTCGGCAACGTGCTCGGGCCGATCTTCGTCTACGCTACGGGATTGATCTCGGTATCGATGATCCTCGCCGCCGGCCTGTCGTTCCTTGGCCTCGGCACCAAGCCGCCGGAGCCGGAATGGGGCTTGATGCTGAACACGCTGCGCACCGCGATCTATGTCAACCCATGGGTGGCGGCGCTGCCGGGCGTCATGATCTTTGCGGTGTCGATCTG
- a CDS encoding ABC transporter substrate-binding protein encodes MRNEKSKKTATAWLLATALVVGLPQLASAETVLRIGMTAADIPRTLGQPDQGFEGNRFTGLTMYDALTLWDLSSADKASVMIPGLATEWKVDEADKKKWTFKLRPGVTFHDGSPFNADAVVWNVEKVLKQDAPQFDASQVGVTASRMPTLASARKIDDMTVELTTKEPDSFLPINLTNLFMASPTKWQAFYDKAEGADAKAKSQAAWAAFARDASGTGPWKMSKFTPRERLELVKNEGYWDKARVPKVDRMVLLPMPEANARTAALLSGQVDWVEAPAPDAVKEIKQRGFQLKANESPHVWPWQFSRVEGSPWNDIRVRKAANLCVDREGLKEGLLAGLMVPATGTFEPGHPWRGKPTFEIKYDLKAAQKLMQEAGYGPNKKLTVKTQTSASGSGQMQPLPMNEYLQQALAECYFDVQLDVIEWNTLFTNWRRGAKDPTANGANATNVTYAAMDPFFALVRFLQSSMAPPVSNNWGYINNPKFDELVTKARQTFDPAARDAALADLHAASVDDAAFLYVAHDVSPRAMSPKVKGFVQPKSWFVDFSPVSMAP; translated from the coding sequence ATGCGTAACGAGAAATCCAAGAAGACGGCCACCGCGTGGCTGCTGGCGACGGCGCTGGTGGTCGGATTGCCGCAACTCGCAAGCGCCGAAACGGTGCTGCGGATCGGCATGACGGCTGCGGATATTCCGCGCACCCTCGGCCAGCCCGATCAGGGGTTCGAGGGCAACCGCTTCACCGGCCTCACCATGTACGACGCCCTGACGCTGTGGGACCTTTCCTCGGCCGACAAGGCGAGCGTCATGATCCCCGGGCTCGCAACCGAATGGAAGGTCGACGAGGCCGACAAGAAGAAATGGACGTTCAAGCTTCGTCCCGGCGTCACCTTCCACGACGGCTCGCCGTTCAACGCCGACGCCGTGGTCTGGAACGTCGAAAAGGTGCTGAAGCAGGATGCGCCGCAGTTCGACGCCAGCCAGGTCGGCGTCACCGCCTCGCGCATGCCAACGCTGGCCTCCGCCCGCAAGATCGACGACATGACGGTGGAATTGACCACCAAGGAGCCGGACAGTTTCCTGCCGATCAACCTGACCAATCTGTTCATGGCGAGCCCGACCAAGTGGCAGGCGTTTTATGACAAGGCTGAAGGCGCCGACGCCAAGGCAAAATCGCAGGCCGCGTGGGCTGCGTTCGCCCGGGACGCCTCGGGCACCGGCCCCTGGAAGATGTCGAAATTCACGCCGCGCGAACGGCTCGAACTCGTGAAGAACGAGGGCTATTGGGACAAGGCCCGCGTGCCCAAGGTCGACCGGATGGTGCTGCTGCCGATGCCGGAGGCCAATGCCCGCACTGCAGCATTGCTCTCCGGCCAGGTCGACTGGGTGGAAGCACCGGCACCCGATGCGGTCAAGGAAATCAAGCAGCGCGGCTTCCAGCTCAAGGCCAACGAATCCCCGCATGTCTGGCCGTGGCAGTTCTCGCGCGTCGAAGGCTCGCCGTGGAACGATATCCGCGTCCGCAAGGCCGCCAATCTCTGCGTCGATCGTGAAGGCCTCAAGGAGGGCCTGCTTGCCGGCCTGATGGTGCCGGCGACCGGCACCTTCGAGCCCGGCCATCCCTGGCGGGGAAAACCGACCTTCGAGATCAAGTATGACCTGAAGGCAGCCCAAAAGCTGATGCAGGAAGCAGGCTACGGCCCGAACAAGAAGCTGACGGTGAAGACCCAGACCTCGGCGTCGGGATCGGGCCAGATGCAGCCTTTGCCGATGAACGAATATCTGCAGCAGGCGCTGGCGGAATGCTACTTCGACGTCCAGCTCGACGTCATCGAGTGGAACACGCTGTTCACCAACTGGCGCCGCGGCGCCAAGGATCCGACCGCCAACGGCGCCAACGCCACCAACGTCACTTACGCGGCGATGGATCCGTTCTTCGCGCTGGTGCGCTTCCTGCAGTCGTCGATGGCGCCGCCGGTCTCGAACAATTGGGGCTATATCAACAATCCCAAGTTCGACGAACTGGTGACGAAAGCGCGCCAGACCTTCGATCCCGCAGCGCGTGACGCGGCGCTCGCCGATCTGCACGCGGCCTCGGTGGACGATGCGGCGTTTCTCTACGTCGCCCATGACGTCTCGCCGCGCGCGATGAGCCCGAAGGTCAAGGGTTTTGTGCAGCCGAAGAGCTGGTTCGTCGACTTCTCGCCGGTGTCGATGGCGCCGTAG